In Cycloclasticus sp., a single genomic region encodes these proteins:
- a CDS encoding ABC transporter substrate binding protein, with protein MPALSLAQNVVLIYDKDSNYQTTFANLLSKQLAIDPDLSLSRIAASSLSIPTLTKKQPDLIVNLDNSTARTIIASNIQTTTFHTLTTLSHSRNFAPCLPHCTESLAKHRFFVLDQPPTRQLNLIKLINPAFKNIGVIITKQSETHLQPLKNIANGTQLIINEFMTSSENVRYQIADVSKSSDIILAIADTKIYNAASLPQILLTSYRYGTPILGFSKGFIKAGAIAGTVSSLEQLSRHLAESILHLDNAHSPNTNNVIYPKYFDVISNRNVAKSLNLHFPRDNELKEQLMTYESTR; from the coding sequence ATGCCAGCACTTTCATTGGCACAAAACGTTGTGCTTATTTACGATAAGGATAGTAACTATCAAACTACTTTTGCCAATCTGCTCTCCAAGCAACTAGCCATTGATCCTGATCTTAGTTTAAGCAGAATAGCAGCAAGCTCCTTATCCATACCTACGCTTACTAAAAAACAGCCAGACCTTATCGTGAACCTAGACAATAGTACTGCTAGGACGATAATAGCATCTAACATACAGACAACAACTTTTCACACATTAACCACATTATCGCACTCTAGAAACTTTGCCCCGTGTCTACCACACTGCACGGAAAGCCTAGCTAAACACCGTTTCTTTGTCTTAGACCAACCGCCAACGAGACAGCTAAACTTAATAAAATTAATAAACCCTGCGTTTAAGAATATTGGCGTCATCATCACTAAGCAATCAGAAACGCACCTACAACCATTAAAGAACATCGCTAATGGCACGCAATTAATAATTAACGAGTTCATGACGAGCTCTGAAAATGTTCGCTATCAAATAGCTGACGTTTCAAAATCATCTGATATCATTTTAGCGATCGCTGACACCAAAATTTATAACGCGGCTTCTCTCCCGCAAATTCTGTTAACCAGCTACCGCTATGGAACGCCAATCCTCGGTTTTTCAAAGGGTTTTATAAAGGCTGGGGCTATCGCTGGCACAGTCAGCAGTTTAGAACAACTTTCTCGTCATCTAGCTGAAAGCATACTACACTTAGATAATGCTCATTCGCCCAACACTAACAACGTTATTTATCCAAAGTATTTTGATGTTATCAGCAACAGAAATGTTGCCAAAAGTTTAAACTTGCACTTTCCGCGTGACAACGAATTAAAAGAACAACTGA
- a CDS encoding TonB-dependent receptor translates to MDSSKTKLLTFILLSLSVSISSAFSPVQEGILFDSQIMPIVLSASKLPQLQAEAPASITVIDRALIKASGATQVSEIFRLVPGMQVGNSRGNFPVVAYQGLTSEFPQGVQVVIDGSSVYSPIFGGVIWSALPISLDDIERIEIVRGPNNASFGANAFQGVINITTIHASQAPSLTTRFRLNNNQSEQAFFRYAGSQPDGKLYYRVSLSTEKSEGYKNLADDFSKDALYARVDLRVDSRNTLQLNFSALDSIRQTQNPEPLSPALAFDPKRDRNESTHFAQLFWEHQTYDEQLISTRLSFHHFDGKDKYNTVLGILDATSESTTWNLDVEHLLTLNDTQRLVWGVAAIHESVYVPFRLNSTSTKSNTRMRLFGNLETQLTNKLILNSGALIESDQLSGTHSSPRISFNYLTSPHHSYRLTATKAFRIPVITEEHDIIFFDTAMQVSADNLGPETVTSIEAGYHGVYWLNTFNTDVKLFRNHYKQLIDTNSDNTIAVLDNTDSAKTVGAELEINYRPHRNNILHLGYAFTHVHQATNQRLKKSIPEHNFNLLFSHQYNNGWYSGFEYYYMSEMQYLGGQNDPQTSFQRIDLSAGKLIKLANKQSIDISLDFQLALNRNSDFHQLATADNLIYFKVEYRAN, encoded by the coding sequence ATGGATAGCTCTAAAACAAAACTTTTAACCTTTATATTACTGAGCCTATCAGTAAGCATTTCGAGCGCTTTCTCTCCAGTGCAAGAAGGTATTCTTTTCGACAGCCAAATTATGCCTATTGTGTTATCGGCGTCTAAGTTACCCCAACTACAGGCAGAGGCACCAGCAAGCATTACCGTTATCGACCGCGCGTTAATTAAGGCTTCTGGCGCGACTCAAGTATCAGAAATATTCAGACTCGTACCTGGCATGCAGGTCGGCAATTCTCGTGGTAACTTTCCCGTTGTTGCTTACCAAGGGCTTACTTCTGAATTCCCACAGGGTGTGCAAGTTGTTATTGATGGGAGCTCTGTTTATTCACCGATATTTGGCGGTGTTATTTGGAGCGCCCTGCCCATATCACTTGACGATATTGAACGAATTGAAATTGTTAGAGGTCCCAATAACGCTTCATTTGGCGCCAATGCATTTCAAGGCGTTATCAACATAACAACGATCCATGCATCGCAAGCACCTAGTTTAACGACACGCTTTAGACTAAATAACAACCAATCTGAACAAGCTTTTTTTCGTTATGCAGGCTCACAACCCGATGGCAAATTATATTACCGGGTGAGTTTATCGACGGAGAAAAGCGAAGGCTATAAGAACCTTGCTGATGATTTTAGTAAAGATGCTCTGTACGCTCGCGTCGATTTACGTGTAGATTCACGCAACACCTTACAACTTAACTTTTCGGCACTGGACTCCATTCGCCAAACGCAAAACCCAGAGCCACTTTCACCCGCTCTAGCTTTCGACCCCAAACGTGACCGTAATGAATCAACTCATTTCGCCCAACTTTTTTGGGAGCATCAAACATATGATGAACAACTAATTAGCACCCGCCTTTCCTTTCATCATTTTGACGGAAAAGACAAATACAATACCGTTTTAGGAATACTTGACGCCACGAGCGAGTCTACAACTTGGAACCTTGACGTTGAACACCTTTTAACGTTAAACGATACACAGCGTTTAGTTTGGGGGGTTGCAGCTATACATGAATCTGTTTACGTGCCTTTTAGACTTAACTCAACTAGTACAAAGAGCAATACACGCATGCGTTTATTTGGTAATTTGGAAACACAACTAACCAACAAACTCATTCTCAACAGCGGTGCACTGATTGAAAGTGATCAATTATCAGGCACTCATTCTTCCCCGCGAATTTCATTTAATTATTTAACATCTCCTCACCATTCCTATCGATTAACCGCTACAAAAGCATTTAGGATCCCAGTAATTACTGAAGAGCACGATATCATCTTTTTTGACACAGCAATGCAGGTTTCTGCGGACAACTTAGGGCCCGAAACTGTCACCTCCATTGAAGCGGGTTATCATGGCGTGTATTGGCTAAACACGTTTAATACCGATGTAAAGCTATTCAGGAACCACTATAAACAATTAATCGATACTAATTCAGACAACACTATTGCCGTCTTAGATAATACAGATAGCGCCAAAACAGTCGGCGCAGAACTTGAGATAAACTACCGACCTCATCGCAATAACATTCTCCATTTAGGTTACGCCTTCACACACGTTCATCAAGCAACCAATCAGCGTTTAAAAAAGTCTATACCTGAGCACAACTTCAACCTGTTATTTTCACACCAATATAACAACGGTTGGTACAGTGGGTTTGAATATTACTACATGAGTGAAATGCAATATTTGGGCGGACAAAATGACCCGCAAACTTCATTCCAACGTATCGACCTTTCAGCGGGTAAACTGATTAAACTTGCTAACAAACAATCCATTGATATTAGCTTAGACTTCCAATTAGCACTCAATAGAAACAGCGACTTTCACCAACTTGCTACAGCCGATAACCTAATTTATTTCAAGGTGGAATACCGTGCTAATTAA
- a CDS encoding TonB-dependent receptor, with translation MHYRSYSFASLCLMGVVLSISLQASANELSLFNDDIPIVLSATRLAQPQTEAPASITIIDRQMIKLSGAKEIPELFRLVPGMHVAHFRGNRAVVAYQGLSSEFPQGVQVLIDGRSVYSPLFGGVDWSSIPLAIEDIERIEVIRGANGSSFGSNAFQAVINITTSHSVQLNGFQIKSTVGERGYQRTLLRGGYSFEDVDFRITGSHTDDNGYAKNDDDTRQDSFNGRLDYQATSQDNLQFNFGAVNTVKETHTPGTLMDPFDPPRYVDESNYSFHAKWEHSTTDTQLFITQASYTRHLRKDRVATFFDATDLGLDFLGNVVTNIDYTNYYDRYDIEFEHQLQPTDQLRISWGLGSRNDRVYQPYWMDSKQKFDNSIQRIFSNFEWRPSDKLIINAGALWEHSQLSGDDVSPRLALNYLLTPTQSIRASVSSAIRAPILAENKFSTNISLESLDTPGLVLTQALLRSESGLDPETVGSFELGYHGLFFNNALTLDIKLFRNEYDKLIDATDQDTDADITLFGLFQSSIDIGNEVKTFSNLHHANVNGYEVEINYRPDENSLVHVGYAYNHTNVGRVSNNDIKNVLISIPKDVFNILAAHTFNNEIWASAAFYYTGNMEYLDSGNPQGPMRRLDFNMGKSIAVAARQSIDISLTLQLALDKNKDFLNEFNLDNRAFIELSYNID, from the coding sequence ATGCATTACAGAAGTTATTCCTTCGCATCACTTTGCCTGATGGGTGTTGTCTTAAGCATTTCACTTCAAGCCTCAGCTAATGAGCTCTCCTTATTTAACGATGACATTCCCATCGTCTTATCAGCCACCCGTTTAGCACAACCACAAACGGAGGCCCCAGCTAGCATAACCATTATCGACAGGCAGATGATCAAACTGTCTGGCGCTAAAGAAATACCCGAGTTATTTCGACTGGTACCTGGTATGCATGTTGCGCATTTTCGAGGCAACAGAGCTGTTGTTGCTTATCAAGGACTCAGCAGCGAATTCCCACAAGGTGTGCAGGTACTAATAGATGGTCGCTCTGTCTATAGCCCGTTATTTGGTGGAGTTGATTGGTCTAGCATCCCCTTGGCCATTGAGGATATCGAAAGAATTGAAGTCATACGAGGCGCCAACGGGTCATCTTTCGGTTCCAATGCATTCCAAGCGGTCATCAACATCACAACCTCTCATTCAGTCCAACTCAACGGCTTTCAAATAAAATCTACTGTCGGTGAAAGGGGTTACCAACGCACCTTATTAAGAGGCGGCTACTCATTTGAGGACGTCGATTTTCGAATCACAGGGTCACATACTGATGATAACGGTTATGCCAAAAATGACGATGATACTCGGCAAGATTCATTCAATGGACGTTTAGACTATCAAGCAACAAGTCAAGATAACTTACAGTTTAATTTTGGTGCTGTTAATACCGTTAAAGAAACCCATACACCAGGCACACTGATGGACCCCTTCGACCCGCCTAGGTATGTGGATGAATCCAACTACTCCTTTCATGCGAAATGGGAACATTCAACAACCGATACTCAACTCTTTATTACACAAGCCTCTTACACTCGGCATTTAAGAAAAGACAGAGTCGCCACATTCTTTGATGCAACTGATCTTGGCTTAGATTTTCTAGGTAATGTCGTTACTAATATCGATTACACAAATTACTACGACCGGTATGACATTGAATTTGAACACCAACTACAACCTACCGATCAATTACGTATCTCTTGGGGGCTAGGAAGCCGGAATGATCGTGTTTATCAACCTTATTGGATGGACTCAAAGCAAAAGTTCGATAACTCCATACAACGAATATTCAGCAATTTCGAATGGCGCCCCAGTGACAAACTAATTATCAATGCTGGTGCTCTCTGGGAACACAGCCAACTGTCAGGTGATGACGTATCGCCAAGGTTGGCATTGAACTATCTACTCACGCCCACACAAAGTATTAGGGCATCCGTTTCCAGCGCCATTAGAGCACCCATATTGGCTGAAAATAAATTCAGCACTAATATTTCATTAGAATCCTTAGATACACCGGGTCTTGTCTTAACTCAAGCTTTACTGCGTAGTGAGTCAGGTCTTGATCCGGAAACTGTTGGTTCATTTGAATTAGGCTACCACGGTTTATTTTTCAATAATGCGTTAACGCTAGATATCAAGTTATTTCGCAATGAGTACGACAAGCTTATAGATGCCACAGATCAAGATACTGACGCAGACATTACTTTATTTGGACTCTTTCAGTCTTCTATTGATATTGGTAATGAGGTTAAAACGTTCAGCAACCTCCATCATGCTAACGTTAATGGCTATGAAGTTGAAATTAACTACCGCCCCGATGAAAACAGTTTAGTACACGTTGGATATGCTTATAACCACACCAACGTTGGAAGAGTCAGTAACAACGACATTAAAAACGTTCTTATTTCCATACCCAAAGATGTATTTAATATCTTAGCTGCTCACACTTTTAATAATGAAATATGGGCTAGTGCCGCTTTCTATTACACGGGTAACATGGAGTATTTAGATTCAGGTAACCCACAAGGGCCAATGAGACGTTTAGATTTTAATATGGGAAAAAGCATTGCAGTTGCGGCACGGCAAAGCATCGATATAAGTCTAACGTTACAACTTGCTTTGGATAAGAACAAAGATTTCCTTAATGAGTTTAACCTCGACAACCGTGCCTTTATAGAACTCAGCTATAATATCGATTAA
- a CDS encoding TonB-dependent receptor has translation MPNIAHADYEDDSVGFFNNEIPIVLSATRLAQPQTEAPATITIIDRQMIKLSGAKEIPEIFRLVPGMHVNYFRGNRAVVGYQGINSEYPQGVQVLIDGRSVYNPSFGGIDWANFPLTIEDIERIEVIRGANSTSFGSNAFQSVINITTSHANQSNGFQAKSTLGERGYQRTFLKSGYSFSDLDIRVSASHTDNNGYQHKFDDRRQDLFSSRLDYRINTHNTLQLNAAAVNTLRETADPSNTLNPLDPRRQQDETHFSLHGKWEHNSHTDQLFVTQLSYTRFNSKDNVTSNLILPPHGAVTYSADYTATYDRWDFEFEHQLKLSNSMRGTWGIGLRADRITLPFWTGTDSKHDNSLQRLFSNLEWRPTDALIFNIGGLWEHSQLAGDDFSPRVALNYLLTPQQSIRFVASHAFRSPVIVENNFETDLVFETGGGELRSPYFRNISNLEPETVDSLELGYHGLYFDNALTLDLKLFRNEYKHIIETLVCTVCDATTLNGFPSAQIPALPIVQTLDNLYSADINGYEVEINYKPTRKSFLHIGYAYNHSNSNALIKQSVPRETFNLLLGHSFMSNYWASFAYYHTGSMDNLGSGDALGPMRRFDLNAGKSFNVADQQTLEINVNLQLALDKNADLINGFNLDNRFFVEANYSFN, from the coding sequence ATGCCTAACATCGCTCATGCCGATTACGAAGATGACAGCGTGGGTTTCTTTAACAATGAGATCCCCATCGTCTTATCAGCTACACGTTTAGCACAACCACAAACAGAGGCACCGGCGACCATTACCATTATCGATAGGCAGATGATTAAACTGTCTGGTGCCAAAGAAATCCCTGAAATTTTTAGACTCGTACCCGGCATGCACGTGAACTATTTTCGCGGCAATCGTGCGGTTGTTGGGTACCAGGGCATCAACAGCGAATACCCGCAAGGCGTACAAGTCCTTATTGATGGTCGATCCGTATACAACCCTTCATTTGGCGGTATTGATTGGGCAAACTTCCCACTCACCATTGAAGATATTGAACGTATCGAAGTTATCCGCGGTGCCAATAGTACCTCTTTCGGTTCAAATGCTTTCCAAAGTGTCATTAACATCACCACATCACACGCCAACCAATCTAATGGTTTTCAAGCCAAATCAACTCTCGGCGAGCGAGGCTACCAGCGCACATTTCTTAAAAGTGGGTATTCTTTTTCAGACTTAGATATCCGTGTTAGCGCTTCGCATACGGATAATAATGGCTATCAACATAAATTTGATGACCGTCGACAAGACCTCTTTAGTTCCCGACTTGATTATCGCATCAACACTCACAACACACTTCAGCTCAATGCTGCTGCCGTTAACACCTTACGAGAAACCGCCGACCCCAGTAATACATTAAACCCATTAGACCCCCGGCGACAGCAAGACGAAACGCACTTTTCTTTGCATGGAAAATGGGAACATAACTCTCATACTGATCAATTGTTTGTCACTCAACTTTCTTACACACGTTTTAATAGTAAAGATAATGTCACTTCTAACTTAATCCTTCCTCCACATGGCGCAGTTACTTACTCCGCGGACTATACGGCTACCTACGACCGCTGGGATTTTGAATTTGAACACCAACTAAAACTTTCAAATAGTATGCGCGGCACCTGGGGTATCGGACTACGGGCTGATCGCATCACCTTGCCCTTCTGGACTGGAACAGATAGCAAACACGACAATTCACTTCAACGTTTGTTTAGTAATCTTGAGTGGCGTCCAACGGATGCCCTTATTTTCAACATTGGCGGACTATGGGAACACAGCCAACTGGCGGGTGATGATTTTTCACCACGTGTCGCTCTCAACTACCTTCTCACCCCTCAGCAAAGTATTCGTTTTGTTGCCTCCCACGCTTTTAGGTCACCGGTCATTGTCGAAAATAACTTTGAAACAGATTTAGTATTCGAAACAGGCGGCGGTGAACTTCGCTCACCTTACTTTAGAAATATCTCAAACCTAGAGCCAGAAACTGTCGACTCGCTTGAACTGGGTTATCACGGATTATATTTTGATAACGCGCTAACGCTGGATCTCAAGCTATTTAGAAATGAATACAAACACATCATCGAAACCCTTGTCTGCACTGTCTGTGACGCCACAACGTTGAATGGTTTCCCTTCAGCTCAAATCCCTGCGCTACCTATCGTACAGACCCTTGATAATTTGTATAGCGCAGACATTAACGGTTATGAGGTAGAAATAAACTACAAGCCAACCCGTAAAAGCTTCCTCCATATCGGTTACGCTTACAATCACAGCAACAGCAATGCACTTATCAAACAATCGGTACCCCGAGAAACATTTAATCTACTGCTTGGACACAGCTTCATGAGCAATTACTGGGCTAGCTTTGCTTATTATCACACCGGCAGCATGGATAATTTGGGTTCGGGTGATGCGTTAGGCCCGATGAGGCGTTTTGATCTAAATGCTGGAAAAAGCTTCAACGTCGCTGACCAGCAGACTCTCGAGATCAACGTGAATTTACAACTCGCGCTTGATAAAAACGCAGACCTTATCAATGGCTTTAACCTAGATAACCGCTTCTTTGTCGAAGCCAATTATTCATTCAATTAG
- the cysM gene encoding cysteine synthase CysM, whose translation MNYPTIEDFVGNTPLVKLQRLDSSSNNILLKLEGNNPAGSVKDRPAISMIQQAELRGDIKPGDCLIEATSGNTGIALAMAAAIKGYKMLLIMPDNMSAERRASMKAYGAEIILTPAAGSMEAAIDMARKMEANGEGKILDQFANADNPLSHYKGTGPEIWRDTEGEVTHFVSSMGTTGTIMGTSMFLKEKNSDIQIIGVQPEGDSKIPGIRRWPEEYLPKIYDRTRVDDILEVSQQQAEDMTRLLAEKEGIFCGVSSGGATYVALELSKRLKNATIVVVICDRGDRYISTGIFPD comes from the coding sequence ATGAATTACCCTACTATTGAAGACTTTGTTGGCAACACGCCCTTGGTCAAACTGCAACGCTTAGATTCTTCAAGCAATAATATTTTATTAAAACTTGAAGGGAATAACCCAGCCGGTTCGGTTAAAGACAGGCCTGCCATCAGCATGATTCAGCAAGCTGAATTACGTGGCGATATTAAGCCGGGTGATTGTTTAATAGAAGCGACCAGCGGTAATACCGGTATTGCCCTTGCGATGGCGGCGGCAATAAAAGGTTACAAAATGCTGCTAATTATGCCCGACAATATGAGCGCCGAACGCAGAGCCTCGATGAAAGCTTATGGTGCGGAAATTATATTAACGCCGGCAGCAGGCAGTATGGAAGCGGCGATTGATATGGCGCGAAAAATGGAAGCTAACGGCGAAGGAAAGATATTAGATCAATTCGCAAATGCCGATAACCCTTTATCACATTACAAAGGAACAGGGCCCGAAATTTGGCGTGACACAGAAGGCGAAGTTACACACTTTGTCAGTTCGATGGGTACCACGGGCACCATAATGGGTACCTCGATGTTCCTAAAGGAGAAAAATTCTGATATTCAGATTATTGGTGTTCAGCCAGAAGGTGACTCAAAAATCCCGGGTATTCGACGTTGGCCTGAGGAATACTTGCCAAAAATATACGACCGTACGCGGGTTGATGACATTCTAGAGGTGAGTCAACAGCAAGCCGAAGACATGACCCGTTTGCTGGCTGAAAAAGAAGGGATATTTTGTGGAGTGTCTTCTGGCGGTGCAACCTATGTTGCCTTGGAGCTTTCTAAGCGTTTAAAAAACGCAACAATCGTGGTTGTTATTTGTGACCGAGGTGATCGATATATTTCAACTGGTATTTTTCCAGATTAA